One region of Anaeromyxobacter paludicola genomic DNA includes:
- a CDS encoding magnesium transporter MgtE N-terminal domain-containing protein, with the protein MPQKQASQEPRFLYLSELLGAKVRDAAGRPLGRVSDAVVATSETYPPVEAIVVRRGGERVQLPWTAIRARRAGQLEVDATAAQAFQPASAADRIRLVEEILDQQIVDVEGAKVVRVNDLHFLSVKGALRLVHVDVGFRGLVRRMGWERAVDGAVRLVRPQARYLEADQLLSWKLVQPLSSAPGKVRIDVAQRMLADLHPSDLAEIMEDLDRQQRTVLFDRLDVETAAEALEEASPEVTTQLLEGVSPEKAADILEEMAPDEAADVLAELPGETRRELLEAMERPEAHEVRQLLEYHPRSAGGLMTTDLVELRRDTTAAEALAEVRRRADELPILHEIFVTTGAGRLEGICTLKDLVSAEPADLVGKLMREVPATVVPEAELRDLAEAASKYNMVSVPVVDEAGELKGIVTVDDILSEVLGER; encoded by the coding sequence GTGCCCCAGAAGCAAGCCAGCCAGGAGCCCCGCTTCCTCTACCTCTCCGAGCTGCTGGGCGCGAAGGTCCGGGACGCCGCGGGCCGGCCGCTCGGGCGCGTGAGCGACGCCGTGGTCGCCACCAGCGAGACCTACCCGCCCGTCGAGGCGATCGTGGTCCGGCGCGGCGGCGAGCGGGTGCAGCTCCCCTGGACCGCCATCCGCGCCCGGCGCGCCGGGCAGCTCGAGGTGGACGCCACGGCCGCCCAGGCGTTCCAGCCCGCGTCGGCCGCCGATCGCATCCGGCTCGTCGAGGAGATCCTCGACCAGCAGATCGTGGACGTCGAGGGCGCGAAGGTGGTGCGGGTGAACGACCTGCACTTCCTGTCGGTCAAGGGCGCCCTCCGGCTGGTCCACGTGGACGTCGGCTTCCGCGGCCTCGTCCGCCGCATGGGCTGGGAGCGCGCCGTGGACGGCGCCGTCCGGCTGGTGCGCCCCCAGGCCCGCTACCTCGAGGCCGATCAGCTGCTCTCCTGGAAGCTGGTGCAGCCGCTCTCGAGCGCGCCGGGCAAGGTGCGGATCGACGTGGCGCAGCGGATGCTCGCCGACCTGCACCCCTCCGACCTCGCCGAGATCATGGAGGACCTCGACCGCCAGCAGCGCACGGTGCTGTTCGACCGCCTGGACGTCGAGACCGCCGCCGAGGCCCTGGAGGAGGCGTCGCCGGAGGTGACGACCCAGCTGCTCGAGGGGGTCTCCCCGGAGAAGGCGGCCGACATCCTCGAGGAGATGGCGCCCGACGAGGCGGCCGACGTCCTGGCCGAGCTGCCAGGCGAGACCCGGCGCGAGCTGCTCGAGGCCATGGAGCGGCCCGAGGCGCACGAGGTCCGGCAGCTGCTCGAGTACCACCCGCGCTCGGCGGGCGGCCTCATGACCACCGACCTGGTGGAGCTGCGGCGCGACACCACCGCCGCCGAGGCGCTGGCCGAGGTGCGGCGGCGCGCCGACGAGCTCCCCATCCTGCACGAGATCTTCGTCACCACCGGCGCCGGGCGGCTGGAGGGGATCTGCACGCTCAAGGACCTGGTCTCGGCCGAGCCGGCGGACCTGGTCGGGAAGCTCATGCGCGAGGTCCCGGCCACCGTGGTGCCCGAGGCCGAGCTGCGCGATCTCGCCGAGGCCGCGTCCAAGTACAACATGGTCTCGGTCCCGGTGGTGGACGAGGCCGGCGAACTGAAGGGGATCGTCACCGTGGACGACATCCTGTCCGAGGTCCTGGGTGAGCGCTGA
- a CDS encoding Nramp family divalent metal transporter, protein MSAELAGGAARPRRQPWRNLMVFLAVVGPGIITANVDNDAGGITTYSLAGAQYGHALLWTLVPITIALVVVQEMSARMGVMTGKGLADLIRENYGVKVTFWIMVALLVADVGNTIAEFSGVAASIQIFGVPPWISVPITAVAVWILVLKGTYRQVEKVFLVACLFYVAYPVSAILAHPDWGTVLRATVTPSFQASGGYVAMLVGVVGTTIAPWMQFYLQSAVVEKGIKPEHYGHSRLDVIVGCIITDVVAFFIIAACAATVFKAGVRVETADQAAMALGPLAGKYASWLFAFGLFNASFFAATILPLATSYYICEAFGWESGIDRKWGEAKQFYSLYTLIVALGAAVVLIPHLPLLRIMLLSQVVNGMLLPFILIFMLLLINKEKLMGPHRNGPWFNGVAWLTTVVMIVLTAWLVVTGLRDLVTGA, encoded by the coding sequence GTGAGCGCTGAGCTGGCCGGCGGCGCCGCCCGCCCCAGGCGTCAGCCCTGGCGCAACCTGATGGTCTTCCTGGCGGTGGTCGGGCCGGGGATCATCACCGCCAACGTGGACAACGACGCGGGCGGGATCACCACCTACTCGCTCGCCGGCGCGCAGTACGGCCACGCCCTGCTCTGGACGCTCGTCCCCATCACCATCGCGCTCGTGGTCGTGCAGGAGATGAGCGCGCGCATGGGGGTCATGACGGGCAAGGGGCTCGCCGACCTCATCCGCGAGAACTACGGCGTCAAGGTCACCTTCTGGATCATGGTGGCCCTGCTCGTCGCCGACGTCGGCAACACCATCGCCGAGTTCTCCGGCGTCGCCGCCAGCATCCAGATCTTCGGCGTTCCGCCCTGGATCTCGGTGCCCATCACGGCCGTCGCGGTCTGGATCCTGGTGCTCAAGGGGACCTACCGGCAGGTCGAGAAGGTGTTCCTCGTCGCCTGCCTGTTCTACGTCGCCTACCCGGTGAGCGCGATCCTGGCCCACCCGGACTGGGGCACGGTGCTCCGGGCGACCGTCACCCCCTCCTTCCAGGCCAGCGGCGGGTACGTCGCCATGCTGGTGGGCGTGGTCGGGACCACCATCGCGCCCTGGATGCAGTTCTACCTGCAGTCCGCCGTGGTGGAGAAGGGCATCAAGCCCGAGCACTACGGCCACTCCCGCCTCGACGTGATCGTCGGCTGCATCATCACCGACGTGGTGGCCTTCTTCATCATCGCGGCCTGCGCCGCGACCGTCTTCAAGGCCGGGGTGCGGGTGGAGACGGCGGACCAGGCCGCCATGGCGCTCGGGCCGCTGGCCGGGAAGTACGCGAGCTGGCTCTTCGCCTTCGGCCTCTTCAACGCCTCCTTCTTCGCCGCGACCATCCTGCCGCTGGCGACGAGCTACTACATCTGCGAGGCGTTCGGCTGGGAGTCGGGGATCGACCGGAAGTGGGGCGAGGCGAAGCAGTTCTACTCGCTCTACACGCTCATCGTGGCGCTGGGCGCGGCGGTGGTGCTCATCCCCCACCTGCCGCTCCTCCGGATCATGCTGCTGTCGCAGGTCGTGAACGGCATGCTCCTGCCGTTCATCCTCATCTTCATGCTCCTCCTCATCAACAAGGAGAAGCTGATGGGGCCGCACCGCAACGGCCCCTGGTTCAATGGCGTCGCGTGGCTCACCACCGTCGTCATGATCGTCCTCACCGCCTGGCTGGTGGTCACCGGGCTGCGGGACCTCGTCACCGGCGCCTGA
- a CDS encoding NUDIX domain-containing protein encodes MRKAFSVSIFCRNAGAVLLVRHRRLGTWLPVGGEVEPGETPLEAAVRELREETGLEGRFPEGLGVAGTPPGLIGYEEHPAGAKGLHLNFAFVADVASRSLAACDEYGEVQWVADAAGVDCPENVKQLAALALRAPAAS; translated from the coding sequence GTGCGCAAGGCCTTCTCGGTCTCGATCTTCTGCCGGAACGCCGGCGCCGTGCTGCTGGTGCGCCACCGCCGGCTCGGCACCTGGCTGCCGGTGGGCGGCGAGGTGGAGCCGGGCGAGACGCCGCTCGAGGCGGCGGTGCGCGAGCTCCGCGAGGAGACCGGGCTCGAGGGCCGGTTCCCCGAGGGGCTCGGGGTGGCGGGGACGCCGCCGGGGCTCATCGGCTACGAGGAGCACCCCGCCGGCGCGAAGGGGCTCCACCTCAACTTCGCCTTCGTGGCCGACGTCGCCTCGCGCTCGCTCGCCGCGTGCGACGAGTACGGGGAGGTCCAGTGGGTGGCGGACGCGGCCGGGGTGGACTGCCCGGAGAACGTGAAGCAGCTGGCCGCGCTCGCGCTGCGCGCGCCGGCGGCCTCGTAG
- a CDS encoding UdgX family uracil-DNA binding protein (This protein belongs to the uracil DNA glycosylase superfamily, members of which act in excision repair of DNA. However, it belongs more specifically to UdgX branch, whose founding member was found to bind uracil in DNA (where it does not belong), without cleaving it, appears to promote DNA repair by a pathway involving RecA, rather than base excision.), whose amino-acid sequence MARAPDEKTAAPLVPAQRTLPALRAAAAGCRACDLGARATQTVFGEGPRDAAVMLVGEQPGDAEDLSGRPFVGPAGRLLDEALAEAGLDRRRVYVTNAVKHFKWEARGKKRIHQKPDAGEIRACRPWFEAELAAVRPRALVLLGATAAQSVLGRAFRVTQHRGELLPSPLAPIVLATLHPSAILRAPDPEARRRERARFVADLGVVTRALRDEGAGASPP is encoded by the coding sequence GTGGCCCGGGCTCCCGACGAGAAGACGGCCGCGCCGCTCGTCCCGGCGCAGCGCACGCTGCCGGCGCTCCGCGCGGCGGCGGCCGGCTGCCGGGCCTGTGACCTCGGCGCGCGCGCGACCCAGACGGTCTTCGGCGAGGGCCCCCGGGACGCGGCGGTGATGCTGGTGGGCGAGCAGCCCGGAGACGCCGAGGATCTCTCCGGTCGCCCCTTCGTGGGCCCGGCCGGGCGGCTGCTGGACGAGGCGCTCGCGGAGGCCGGGCTCGACCGGCGCCGGGTCTACGTGACCAACGCGGTGAAGCACTTCAAGTGGGAGGCGCGCGGCAAGAAGCGCATCCACCAGAAGCCCGACGCGGGGGAGATCCGCGCCTGCCGGCCCTGGTTCGAGGCGGAGCTCGCGGCCGTGCGACCGCGGGCGCTCGTGCTCCTCGGCGCCACCGCGGCGCAGTCGGTCCTCGGCCGCGCCTTCCGGGTCACGCAGCACCGCGGAGAGCTCCTCCCCTCCCCGCTCGCGCCCATCGTGCTGGCCACCCTCCACCCGAGCGCCATCCTGCGGGCGCCCGACCCGGAGGCGCGCCGCCGGGAGCGGGCTCGCTTCGTCGCGGACCTGGGCGTGGTGACGCGGGCGCTGCGGGACGAGGGCGCCGGCGCCTCCCCGCCCTAG
- the mtnP gene encoding S-methyl-5'-thioadenosine phosphorylase, with translation MANMTLGIIGGTGLGEALGALGAGQEHRLETPFGPTSGPIVTTEVGGVPVALLSRHGPGHALNPSRVPYRANIWALKSLGVTHILASGAVGSLREELQPRQLVIPDQVIDKTFRRAGTFFDDLAVHVEFAAPFCNGLRSALVKASTGLPTRVHQGGTYVCMEGPQFSTRAESELHRSWGASLIGMTVMPEARLAREAEICYALVALPTDYDCWRPHPAHVDQAKLIEEILGNVKVATQNAIELIRRAIPHVVAAAEKPCPCQSALALGIWTDRSLVSTETRRQLEPILGKYLR, from the coding sequence ATGGCGAACATGACCCTCGGCATCATCGGCGGGACCGGCCTGGGCGAGGCGCTCGGCGCCCTCGGCGCGGGGCAGGAGCACCGGCTCGAGACCCCCTTCGGGCCGACCTCCGGGCCCATCGTCACCACCGAGGTGGGCGGGGTGCCGGTGGCGCTCCTCTCGCGCCACGGCCCGGGCCACGCGCTCAACCCCTCGCGCGTGCCGTACCGCGCCAACATCTGGGCGCTCAAGTCGCTCGGGGTCACCCACATCCTCGCGAGCGGCGCGGTCGGCAGCCTGCGCGAGGAGCTGCAGCCCCGGCAGCTGGTGATCCCGGACCAGGTCATCGACAAGACCTTCCGGCGCGCCGGGACCTTCTTCGACGACCTCGCGGTCCACGTGGAGTTCGCCGCGCCGTTCTGCAACGGCCTGCGGAGCGCGCTCGTGAAGGCCTCGACCGGGCTCCCGACCCGCGTGCACCAGGGCGGCACCTACGTCTGCATGGAGGGGCCGCAGTTCTCGACGCGCGCCGAGAGCGAGCTCCACCGCTCCTGGGGCGCCTCGCTCATCGGCATGACGGTGATGCCGGAGGCGCGCCTCGCCCGCGAGGCGGAGATCTGCTACGCGCTGGTGGCGCTGCCCACCGACTACGACTGCTGGCGGCCGCACCCGGCCCACGTGGACCAGGCGAAGCTCATCGAGGAGATCCTGGGCAACGTGAAGGTCGCCACCCAGAACGCCATCGAGCTCATCCGTCGCGCCATCCCGCACGTCGTCGCCGCGGCGGAGAAGCCCTGCCCGTGCCAGTCGGCTCTGGCGCTCGGCATCTGGACCGACCGGAGCCTCGTCTCGACCGAGACCCGCCGGCAGCTCGAGCCGATCCTGGGCAAGTACCTGCGGTAG
- the gmk gene encoding guanylate kinase — protein MSSEPGLLLVLSAPSGAGKTTLARRFVAEHPEAAFSVSATTRAPRGAERDGVDYHFVTPERFSGLVEEGAFAEWAEVHGQRYGTLRRTVDETLSLGRIAVFDIDVQGGAQLKALWPAQALTVFVLPPSPAELERRLRGRSTDADEVIARRLRAARAEVERGLAWYQYVVVNDALDDAYRALEAIVRAARAELGGAPDPAATAEAERHRLARLDLAAWR, from the coding sequence ATGTCGAGTGAGCCCGGGCTGCTGCTCGTGCTCTCGGCGCCCTCGGGCGCCGGCAAGACCACGCTGGCCCGCCGCTTCGTGGCCGAGCACCCGGAGGCGGCCTTCTCCGTCTCCGCCACCACGCGCGCGCCCCGCGGGGCGGAGCGGGACGGGGTGGACTACCACTTCGTCACCCCGGAGCGCTTCTCCGGGCTGGTGGAGGAGGGCGCCTTCGCCGAGTGGGCGGAGGTGCACGGCCAGCGCTACGGGACCCTCCGTCGCACCGTGGACGAGACGCTGTCGCTCGGGCGTATCGCCGTGTTCGACATCGACGTGCAGGGCGGCGCGCAGCTCAAGGCCCTCTGGCCGGCGCAGGCGCTCACCGTCTTCGTGCTGCCCCCGAGCCCGGCCGAGCTGGAGCGGCGGCTGCGCGGGCGCTCCACCGACGCCGACGAGGTGATCGCGCGCCGGCTGAGGGCGGCGCGCGCGGAGGTGGAGCGCGGGCTGGCCTGGTACCAGTACGTGGTCGTGAACGACGCGCTCGACGACGCCTACCGGGCGCTCGAGGCCATCGTCCGGGCGGCGCGGGCGGAGCTCGGCGGCGCGCCCGATCCGGCCGCCACCGCCGAGGCGGAGCGTCACCGGCTGGCCCGGCTCGACCTGGCCGCCTGGCGCTGA
- a CDS encoding YicC/YloC family endoribonuclease produces the protein MIRSMTGFGAGHGASGGEEIDLEIRSVNHKFCEVKARLPRELAVLELEVIRAVKDRLARGGVEVSIRRGAGRAALTPRVDAGLAAEYLRAFRDVGARLGLPGEVRLEDVLRADGVVSLEERTLDVEAARAAVAAALGGAIDSLTRMREREGEALEKDISSRLALVESFAARVEQLAPRSVEYHRDRIAERVSELTRGFNLDPARLAQEIALFADRIDVAEEVTRLRSHVAQMRGLMAGGDPAGRKMEFLVQEMHREVNTIGSKSQSAEIAAAVVVVKAEIERMREQVANVE, from the coding sequence ATGATTCGCAGCATGACCGGCTTCGGGGCGGGACACGGCGCCAGCGGAGGCGAGGAGATCGACCTCGAGATCCGCTCCGTGAACCACAAGTTCTGCGAGGTGAAGGCGCGGCTGCCGCGCGAGCTGGCGGTGCTCGAGCTCGAGGTGATCCGCGCCGTCAAGGACCGGCTGGCCCGCGGCGGGGTCGAGGTCTCGATCCGGCGCGGCGCCGGGCGGGCCGCGCTGACGCCGCGCGTGGACGCCGGGCTCGCCGCCGAGTACCTGCGGGCCTTCCGCGACGTCGGGGCCCGGCTCGGGCTCCCCGGCGAGGTCCGGCTCGAGGACGTGCTCCGCGCCGACGGCGTGGTGAGCCTCGAGGAGCGGACGCTCGACGTCGAGGCGGCCCGCGCCGCCGTCGCCGCGGCGCTCGGCGGGGCCATCGACTCGCTCACCCGGATGCGCGAGCGGGAGGGGGAGGCGCTCGAGAAGGACATCTCCAGCCGGCTCGCGCTCGTGGAGTCCTTCGCGGCGCGGGTGGAGCAGCTCGCCCCGCGCAGCGTCGAGTACCACCGCGACCGGATCGCCGAGCGCGTCTCCGAGCTCACCCGCGGCTTCAACCTCGATCCGGCCCGCCTGGCGCAGGAGATCGCGCTCTTCGCCGACCGGATCGACGTCGCCGAGGAGGTCACGCGGCTGCGCAGCCACGTGGCCCAGATGCGCGGGCTCATGGCGGGCGGCGACCCGGCCGGCCGCAAGATGGAGTTCCTCGTCCAGGAGATGCACCGCGAGGTGAACACCATCGGCTCCAAGTCCCAGAGCGCCGAGATCGCCGCCGCCGTGGTGGTGGTGAAGGCGGAGATCGAGCGGATGCGGGAGCAGGTCGCCAATGTCGAGTGA
- a CDS encoding Trm112 family protein has translation MALAPELKEILACPRCKGELAFHEEQGEIHCERCRLVYPIRDDIPVMLIEEARPLP, from the coding sequence ATGGCGCTCGCGCCGGAGCTGAAGGAAATCCTGGCCTGCCCCCGCTGCAAGGGGGAGCTCGCCTTCCACGAGGAGCAGGGAGAGATCCACTGCGAGCGCTGCCGCCTCGTCTACCCCATCCGCGACGACATCCCGGTGATGCTGATCGAGGAGGCGCGGCCCCTGCCGTAG
- a CDS encoding glycosyltransferase family 4 protein, with product MRILELLSSPYWTGPAEPMASVARELVRRGHEVQLAVEGRRQGDLRDRLRGLGLDVREGLTLSTRSGPLATWRDVRALRRAAREYDVLHAHFSHDHALALLAGAGTGRHRVVRTVHSSRSLSRRPLQRLAHRRSDGLVAVCPAHGRELVEGFGLPPERVLVTRGAVDGARFAPDGPDLRAELGLAPGQPVAGIVARVKPDRRHGELVEAFRGVVERLPEARLLVVGRGEGLAAVRARVAALGLERAVIFAGYRTGAELPAAYRTFDVNVLLAEGNDGTCRALLEGMACGRPGIAYRFGAPEDAILDGGTGLLAPDGDLPALTAALTALLSDPARARALGRAARARMTTLFTEEARGAAVEAFLRRILSLPPARARG from the coding sequence GTGAGGATCCTCGAGCTCCTCTCCTCGCCGTACTGGACCGGCCCCGCCGAGCCGATGGCCTCGGTGGCGCGCGAGCTCGTCCGGCGCGGGCACGAGGTGCAGCTCGCCGTGGAGGGGCGGCGGCAGGGCGACCTGCGCGACCGGCTGCGCGGGCTCGGGCTCGACGTGCGGGAGGGGCTCACCCTGAGCACCCGCTCCGGCCCCCTCGCCACGTGGCGCGACGTCCGCGCGCTCCGGCGGGCCGCCCGCGAGTACGACGTCCTCCACGCGCACTTCTCGCACGACCACGCCCTGGCGCTCCTCGCCGGCGCGGGGACCGGCCGCCACCGCGTGGTGCGCACCGTGCACTCGAGCCGCTCCCTCTCCCGGCGGCCCCTGCAGCGGCTGGCCCACCGGCGCTCCGATGGGCTCGTGGCGGTCTGCCCGGCGCACGGTCGCGAGCTGGTCGAGGGGTTCGGCCTCCCGCCGGAGCGGGTCCTCGTCACTCGCGGCGCCGTGGACGGGGCGCGGTTCGCGCCGGACGGGCCGGATCTCCGCGCCGAGCTCGGCCTCGCCCCCGGGCAGCCGGTGGCCGGCATCGTGGCGCGCGTGAAGCCGGATCGCCGCCACGGCGAGCTGGTCGAGGCGTTCCGCGGGGTGGTCGAGCGGCTCCCGGAGGCGCGGCTCCTGGTCGTCGGGCGGGGGGAGGGGCTGGCGGCGGTCCGGGCCCGGGTGGCGGCCCTCGGCCTCGAGCGGGCCGTGATCTTCGCCGGCTACCGCACCGGCGCCGAGCTGCCGGCCGCCTACCGGACCTTCGACGTGAACGTGCTGCTCGCCGAGGGGAACGACGGCACCTGCCGCGCGCTCCTCGAGGGGATGGCCTGCGGCCGGCCCGGGATCGCCTACCGCTTCGGCGCCCCCGAGGACGCGATCCTCGACGGCGGCACCGGCCTGCTCGCGCCGGACGGCGACCTCCCGGCCCTCACGGCCGCCCTGACCGCGCTCCTGTCGGACCCGGCCCGGGCCCGCGCCCTGGGGCGGGCAGCGCGGGCGCGCATGACCACCCTGTTCACGGAAGAGGCGCGAGGGGCGGCCGTCGAGGCGTTCCTGCGCCGGATCCTCTCCTTGCCGCCCGCCCGTGCTCGGGGGTAG
- a CDS encoding glycosyltransferase family protein, which yields MTVSGFTFVRNAVRLRYPVEAAIRSILPLCDELVVNVGVSDDGTLELVRGIDDPRLVIFETRWDETQLAHGRVLAEQTDLALERCRGDVCLYVQGDEAVHEDDHPALRAALERLAREPGLEGLLFDYVHFYGSLHSTGISRKWYRREVRAVRNGIGVRSWRDAQGFRVWDPPAGFQGERPRTLKPGDPARKLRVASSGARIFHYGWARPPAAQAQKLAELERLYHGEEARRRRLETGFAYDPGEKVRPFTGTHPGPMRAFVAENDWPFEPRPRVLRFNKLDNLREDLLDLFEAATGVRIGEYRNYRLVK from the coding sequence ATGACCGTCTCCGGCTTCACCTTCGTCCGCAACGCCGTCCGGCTCCGCTACCCGGTGGAGGCCGCCATCCGCTCCATCCTCCCGCTCTGCGACGAGCTGGTGGTGAACGTGGGCGTCTCCGACGACGGCACGCTCGAGCTCGTCCGCGGCATCGACGACCCGCGGCTCGTGATCTTCGAGACCCGCTGGGACGAGACCCAGCTCGCGCACGGCCGGGTCCTGGCCGAGCAGACCGACCTCGCGCTCGAGCGCTGCCGCGGCGACGTCTGCCTCTACGTGCAGGGCGACGAGGCGGTCCACGAGGACGACCATCCGGCCCTCCGCGCCGCGCTCGAGCGGCTCGCCCGCGAGCCGGGGCTGGAGGGGCTCCTCTTCGACTACGTCCACTTCTACGGCTCGCTCCACAGCACCGGCATCTCGCGCAAGTGGTACCGGCGCGAGGTGCGGGCGGTGAGGAACGGCATCGGCGTCCGCTCCTGGCGCGACGCCCAGGGCTTCCGGGTCTGGGACCCGCCGGCCGGCTTCCAGGGCGAGCGGCCGCGCACCCTCAAGCCGGGCGACCCGGCCCGCAAGCTGCGCGTCGCCTCCTCCGGCGCGCGCATCTTCCACTACGGCTGGGCGCGGCCCCCCGCGGCGCAGGCCCAGAAGCTGGCCGAGCTGGAGCGGCTCTACCACGGCGAGGAGGCGCGCCGGCGCCGGCTCGAGACCGGCTTCGCCTACGACCCCGGCGAGAAGGTGCGCCCGTTCACCGGCACCCACCCCGGGCCCATGCGCGCGTTCGTCGCCGAGAACGACTGGCCCTTCGAGCCGCGGCCGCGGGTGCTCCGCTTCAACAAGCTCGACAACCTCCGGGAGGACCTGCTGGACCTCTTCGAGGCCGCCACCGGCGTCCGGATCGGCGAGTACCGCAACTACCGGCTCGTGAAGTGA
- a CDS encoding glycosyltransferase family 2 protein — protein MSAAPVRLGGFVIHGDAASTLGDCLDALRATCDEVVAVDSGSTDGSAALVESRGARRVALPWRGYGAARAAAAAALPGCDYLFFLDSDEYLEPAAVEAIRAWKREGARTPHVRLVRRDWAELPGHRFLFREERHVRLVQAGAARWEPRMVVHEALARAEAADLPAHVEHRFVSAPELRQEKEDRYALLWALRARLEGRRRKPAFPQRLAHALRNAVLKGAALRGGLDGLALSWRVARYHAEKYRRLAEIERGEWAEELAALREGRLEELFARVARLESRHP, from the coding sequence GTGAGCGCCGCGCCGGTGCGCCTCGGCGGCTTCGTCATCCACGGCGACGCCGCGTCCACGCTCGGGGACTGCCTCGACGCCCTCCGCGCGACCTGCGACGAGGTGGTGGCGGTGGACTCCGGCTCGACCGACGGCTCCGCGGCGCTGGTGGAATCCCGCGGCGCCCGCCGGGTGGCGCTCCCCTGGCGCGGCTACGGCGCCGCCCGCGCCGCCGCGGCCGCGGCGCTGCCCGGCTGCGACTACCTCTTCTTCCTCGACTCCGACGAGTACCTCGAGCCGGCGGCGGTCGAGGCGATCCGGGCCTGGAAGCGGGAGGGGGCGCGCACGCCGCACGTGCGGCTCGTCCGGCGCGACTGGGCGGAGCTGCCCGGCCACCGCTTCCTCTTCCGCGAGGAGCGGCACGTCCGGCTGGTCCAGGCGGGCGCGGCGCGCTGGGAGCCGCGCATGGTGGTGCACGAGGCGCTCGCCCGCGCCGAGGCGGCCGACCTCCCGGCCCACGTCGAGCACCGGTTCGTCTCCGCGCCCGAGCTCCGGCAGGAGAAGGAGGACCGCTACGCGCTCCTCTGGGCGCTCCGGGCGCGGCTCGAGGGGCGCCGCCGCAAGCCGGCCTTCCCGCAGCGGCTCGCGCACGCGCTCCGGAACGCCGTCCTCAAGGGGGCCGCCCTGCGCGGCGGCCTCGACGGGCTCGCGCTCTCCTGGCGCGTGGCCCGCTACCACGCCGAGAAGTACCGGCGCCTCGCCGAGATCGAGCGCGGCGAGTGGGCGGAGGAGCTCGCCGCCCTGCGCGAGGGCCGGCTCGAGGAGCTCTTCGCCCGGGTCGCCCGCCTGGAGTCCCGCCACCCATGA
- a CDS encoding adenylyltransferase/cytidyltransferase family protein: protein MSKRLRLDELPALRAEATRAGRRVALANGIFDLFHVGHLRYLEGARALADLLVVAVNSDASARANKGPGRPVVPEDERAEIVAALGCVDHVVVFDAKDVVPVIRALRPDVQVKGTDYTPETIPEAAEVRAYGGTVAVAGDPKDHSTTALLARLGELGR from the coding sequence ATGTCCAAGCGGCTCCGGCTCGACGAGCTCCCCGCGCTGCGCGCCGAGGCGACCCGCGCCGGCCGCCGCGTCGCGCTCGCCAACGGGATCTTCGACCTCTTCCACGTGGGCCACCTGCGCTACCTCGAGGGCGCGCGGGCCCTCGCCGACCTCCTCGTGGTCGCGGTCAACTCCGACGCCTCCGCCCGCGCCAACAAGGGCCCCGGCCGCCCGGTGGTCCCGGAGGACGAGCGGGCCGAGATCGTCGCCGCGCTCGGCTGCGTGGATCACGTGGTGGTCTTCGACGCGAAGGACGTCGTGCCGGTGATCCGGGCGCTGCGCCCCGACGTGCAGGTGAAGGGGACCGACTACACGCCCGAGACCATCCCCGAGGCGGCCGAGGTGCGGGCCTACGGCGGGACGGTGGCGGTGGCCGGCGATCCCAAGGACCACTCGACCACCGCGCTCCTCGCCCGCCTGGGGGAGCTCGGCCGGTGA